Genomic DNA from Cyanobacteriota bacterium:
AAGGGATAATCAGTATTTAGGTGCACCCACAGTAACGGATCCTCTTTGCCAGGATAGAGGTAGCGGTAGAACTCTAAATAGTCATCCTTAGTCAAACTGTTAGGTGCTTGCTTCCACGGTGCAATCTGGCGGTTGACCTTCTCTGGGGCTTTGATAGCTGGTGTTGCTTCGCCTTCTTTAGGAGCTTCCTTGACCGCTAACTTGATGGGTACTGGCAAAAAGTCGCAGTATTTGGTGATTAATTGCCGGACTCGATAGGGTTGCAGGTATTCTTGCTCTTCATCCATCAGGGTGAGAATCACAGAGGTGCCGATCGTGCTGCGCTCTGAGTCCTCTAGTCGAAATTCTGTAGAGCCATCACAACTCCAATGAACTGCCTTAGCACCTGGCTGGTATGACAATGTGTCGATTTCTACGGTCTTGGCCACCATGAAGGAGGAATAGAAGCCTAGGCCAAAGTGACCAATGATTGGCTGCTCGTCACTAGCTTTGTACTTTTGAATGAACTCTTCAGCACTAGAAAACGCAACTTGGTTGATGTATTTTTTCACTTCATCAGCCGTCATGCCAATACCGTTGTCACTGACGGTTAACGTTTTAGCCTCTTGGTCAATGGTGATAACAATTTCTGGTTCCGGTAATTCTCCAGTGAACTCGCCCGCATTGGCGACCATTTTCAGCTTTTGAATGGCATCCACTGCATTGGAAACTAACTCGCGCAGAAAGATTTCGTGCTCAGAATAGAGCCACTTCTTGATAATCGGAAAAATATTTTCAGTGTGGATCGAGATGTTGCCTTGTTCTAGAAGAGTTGCCATAGGTCGATCGTGTTTACTCTACTTCATCGCTGCATCTAATCTTGGCGAATTGCAGGGTTTCCTTCGAGAGAGTAACTGGTGAGATCGCCCCCCGTTCGTCATGTGGATTTCCGTACTTCGCTACCCAGCATCTCGCTTACTTAAAAGTATCTTCTATACTGACGTTTTCACAAAGCTGAAGTTTTCATAAAATATTGATTTGCAAAAAGTTGGCTGAAAACGCTAGATTTTTCTTTGCAAACCTTCTAACGTTAAGCTAGAACAATACGTTTTCAAGCGGTCACAGGTTCTCTGGATGCCATGGGGAAATTCGGGGAGCCTTTTGTGTCCCTAGATACAATTCCCAAATAATTTTTGATTGACATTGCATCCCGTATACACCATGACTATGAACTGGAATAAACCAATAACGCAGGGGTTAGATGCTGGATACCCAGGGCAGCGCTGGCTAGTGGAGGAGCGTGATGCCTGTGGAGTAGGTTTTCTGGCAGACCAGCAGGGGCGAGCTAGTCACGATTTGGTTGCTAAAGCTCTGGTGGCCTTGGGTTGTCTGGAACATCGCGGCGGGTGCAGTGCCGATCGAGATTCTGGGGACGGTGCTGGGATCATGACTGCTATTCCGTGGGAGCTATTCAACGAGTGGGGACAAGCTCAGAACTTACCTACCTTAGAGGCTGATCGTGCTGCAATTGCCATGATCTTTCTGCCGCAACAAGCTGACCAAGCTGCTGCTGCTCGCCAACGGATTGAACAGGTGGTTGTGGATGAAGGGTTGAGAGTGGTGACCTGGCGTGTTGTGCCCATAGCTCCCCAGGTGTTAGGAGTCCAGGCGCGGGAAAACCTACCCCAAATTGAGCAACTGATAGTGCAGTCACCTACCTTCCGTGGGGATGACTTGGAACGCCATCTGTACCTTGTTCGCAAACGGATTGAACGGGAATCTCTAGGCGATGAGTTGTATATCTGTTCCTTTTCTGGTCGGACGATCGTCTACAAAGGTATGGTGCGCTCTGAGGTGCTTGGGCAGTTTTACCTAGACCTCCAGCAACCTAGCTACCGAAGTGCATTTGCTGTCTATCACCGCCGCTTTAGCACTAACACGATGCCCAAGTGGCCGCTGGCCCAGCCTATGCGCATGTTAGGTCACAATGGCGAAATCAATACGTTGCTGGGGAACATCAACTGGATGCGGGCAAGGGAAAGTGACCTATCGCACCCATGCTGGGAAGGCCGAATGGATGACCTAAAGCCTACGGTCAATCCGGATAACAGTGACTCTGCTAATTTAGACAACGTGATGGAATTACTGGTGCGATCGGATCGCAGTCCCCTAGAAGCGGTGATGATCATGGTGCCAGAAGCCTATCGCAACCAACCTGATTTAGTAGATCATCCTGAAGTTATTGACTTCTACGACTATTACAGTGGCATTCAGGAAGCCTGGGATGGCCCTGCATTGCTAGCCTTTAGCGATGGCAAGATTGTGGGGGCTACCCTTGATCGTAATGGTCTGCGTCCAGCGCGCTACGCCATTCTCCAGGGTGGACTGGTAGTAGTGGCTTCTGAGGCTGGAGTGATTGATCTGCCAGAAACTGAGATCTTAGAAAAGGGTCGGTTAGGCCCTGGGCAGATGATTGCCGTAGATTTGGTCAGTCATGAAATCTTGAAGAACTGGGACATCAAGCAACGAGTCGCTAGTCGTTGTCCCTATGGGCAGTGGTTGAGAGAGCAGCGCTATTGTCTAGAGCCACAAGCCTTTACTGAAGCACCCCTGATGGACGCAGAAGCACTGTTACGTTACCAGACCGCCTTCGGCTACACGGCTGAGGACGTGGAAATGATCATTCAGGAGATGGCTGCCCAGGGTAAAGAGCCGACTTTCTGCATGGGTGATGATACTCCCCTTGCTGTACTGTCAGATAAGCCCCACCTACTCTATGACTACTTTAAGCAGCGGTTTGCCCAAGTCACGAATCCCCCCATTGATCCCCTGCGGGAAAGCTTGGTCATGAGCCTGTCTGTGTTTTTAGGAAATCGTGGTAACTTGCTGACGGCGATGCCGACAGATGCCCGGTTGCTGAAGCTTGAGTCTCCTGTGTTAAATGAGGCAGAATTGTGCCGGATCCAAACCTCTAATTTCAAGACTACGGCTCTGTCTACTCTGTTTGATATTGCTACTGGCCCAGATGGTCTGCAACAAGCGGTTCACAACCTTTGTCAACAGGCACTGGCTGCTGTACAGGCGGGAGCGGAGATTTTAATCCTCAGCGATCGGGTCTCCCAGACCAAAACGCTTAGCCCCAATGCTGCCCTATCTCCCCTCTCGCCTGACTTAAGCTACATTCCTCCCCTGCTGGCCGTGGGTGCTGTGCACCACTTTTTGATTAAGCATGGCTCCCGAATGCGGGCCTCCTTGGTGGTAGATACTGCCCAATGTTGGAGTACGCATCACTTTGCTTGTCTGATTGGCTATGGTGCTAGTGCTGTGTGTCCCTATCTAGCGCTGGAAACCGTCTGTCAATGGTGGTCAGACCCTCGCACTCAAAAGCTGATGGAAAATGGCAAAACTCCTAGCATTAGCTTGACCAAAGCCCAGGAAAATTACCGGAAGGCGATCGAAGCTGGTTTACTGAAGATCCTCTCTAAGATGGGTATTTCGCTGTTGACTAGCTACCACGGGGCGCAGATTTTTGAGGCAATTGGTATCGGCTCTGATTTGTTAGAGCTTGGCTTCCGGGGCACAGCCTCTCGCATCGGTGGCTTGACTGTGAAAGACCTTGCACAGGAGGTTATCTCCTTCCATAGCCGTGCTTTTCCAGAACTGACGGTCAAAAAGCTGCAAAACTATGGATTCGTGCAGTTTCTGCCTAGTGGGGAATACCACATGAATAACCCCAGCATGGCCAAGGCACTCCATAAGGCGGTTGCTAGTAAGAGTTACGACCACTACGAGGTCTACAAGCAACAGTTGGAAAATCGTCCAGTCACTGCCTTACGAGATTTACTAGATTTCCAGTCTGATCGGGAGCCGATCGCCCTAGAAGACGTAGAACCTGCAACGGAAATTGTCCAACGGTTCTGTACAGGTGGCATGTCCTTGGGGGCGTTGTCTCGTGAAGCCCATGAAACCTTAGCGATCGCCATGAACCGCATCGGTGGCAAGTCTAACTCTGGCGAGGGGGGTGAAGATCCTCTGCGCTATCGGGTGTTGACTGATGTGGACGACAGCGGTCTCTCACCCCTGTTCCCCCACCTTAAGGGATTGGCTAATGGTGACACGGCTAGCTCTGCCATCAAACAAGTGGCATCGGGCCGATTTGGTGTGACCCCGGAATATCTCACCAACTGCAAGCAGCTAGAAATTAAGGTAGCCCAAGGTGCTAAGCCTGGAGAGGGTGGTCAACTTCCTGGCAAGAAAGTTAGCCCCTACATTGCGATGCTGCGTCGCTCTAAGCCCGGAGTAACTTTAATTTCGCCCCCGCCCCACCACGATATCTATTCCATCGAAGATTTAGCGCAGCTCATCTTTGACTTGCACCAGATTAACCCTCAAGCCAAGGTGTCAGTAAAACTGGTGGCAGAAATTGGTATTGGCACCGTTGCTGCTGGCGTTGCTAAGGCTAATGCTGACATTATTCAGATTTCTGGTCATGACGGTGGCACTGGAGCCTCTCCCCTGAGTTCTATCAAACATGCAGGTAGTCCCTGGGAACTGGGACTGACGGAAGTGCATCGGGTGCTGATGGAAAATCGCTTGCGCGATCGGGTCATTCTCCGGGCTGATGGCGGTCTGAAAACAGGCTGGGATGTGTTAATGGCTGCGCTGATGGGCGCTGAAGAATATGGCTTTGGTTCCATCGCGATGATTGCCGAAGGCTGCATTATGGCACGGGTCTGCCACACTAACAACTGCCCTGTAGGAGTGGCTAGCCAGCGGGAAGACCTGCGCAAGCGCTTCCCTGGCACACCAGAGCATGTAGTGAACTTTTTCTTGTTTATTGCTGAAGAGGTACGATCGCTGTTGGCACGCTTAGGTTATCGCTCCCTAAACGAGGTGATTGGTCGGGCTGACCTACTGACGATGCGCCAAGGGGTGTCTCTGAAGAAGGTCGATGCTCTTAACTTGGCCTGTTTACTGAATTTGCCAGATACTCGCCATGACCGCAGTTGGCTTATCCATGAGGACGTTCACAGCAATGGGGCTGTGCTGGATGACCAGCTACTAGCAGATTCTGACATTCAAACCGCAATTCAGCAGCAAGGCATTGTTACTAAAGACCTAGCAATCGTTAACACCGATCGCACAGTGGGTGCGCGGCTATCGGGGGCGATCGCGCGGCAGTATGGCGATGCTGGCTTTGAGGGACAAATTACCCTCAACTTTACTGGCAGTGCTGGTCAGAGCTTTGGAGCCTTTAATCTTCCTGGTATGACCCTCAGGCTAGTAGGTGAAGCTAACGATTACGTGGGCAAAGGTATGCACGGCGGTGAGATTATTATTTGTCCTCCTCCTGATGCCAACTACGACCCAGCTACCAATGTGATTATTGGTAACACCTGCCTCTATGGGGCGACGGGTGGCGCGCTCTATGCCAACGGACAAGCGGGCGAGCGCTTTGCTGTCCGTAATTCTAGAGCGATCGCTGTGATTGAAGGGGCAGGAGATCACTGCTGTGAATACATGACGGGCGGAGTAGTTGTGGTGTTGGGCCGGGTAGGTCGCAATGTGGGTGCTGGCATGACGGGTGGCTTGGCCTATATTCTAGATGAGGACAATACTGTGGCTACCAAGCTTAACCCAGAGATTGTTAAGCTTCAGCGGGTACAAACGGATGCCGGTGAGCAGCAATTAAGGACGCTAATTCAAGCTCACTACGATCGCACCCGTAGCCGAAAGGCACAGACTATCCTAGCCAACTGGGCAACCTTCTTGCCCCAGTTCTGGCAAGTTGTGCCTCCATCCGAAGCAGATTCACCTGAAGTGAATGCTAACGCTGTAACAGAAAAGGTGCTAAGTTCTGTACAGTAATAACGTCCCCTTTGCTCAAGTGTGAGTTTCTAGGCAGGCTGAGTAGGGCAACTGCTGACGGGCCTGCCAATAGGTTAACAACTTGGTTATCTTAGGTGTTGATTGCCTGGGATGGTGTTTGGGCTGGTTATTACCTTTCCTAGTTCCTGAGCCACTTGAGCTAACCGTGAAACTTACCATCCTCTATCTGTATCACAAGTTCCTAACATTCTGTGCTAAGCACCGATCGCTCGTCACTGGGTTGGCAGTTGTAGCGGTTGTCACAGGGTTAGATGTTGCATTTTTCTATCTCGCACAGAGCAGAGCTTGGACATTCGTTAACACTATCTTGCAGAGGGTTATTAACTCAAACCAGCCCATTGACATAGGGTTTGCGCCCGAAGTTTGGCTGTCAGTGTTGAGCTTAACATTGGGAACACTTATTATCATTATTTCGATCGCAGCACAGAGTATCCCCAAGCTAATTGACCTGTACATCGAAGATTGGATTAGCCTCATCTATGTTTGGTTTCTAATTATTGCCGCAACCCACTCTGTTTCCATAAAGTTCATCTACGAGGCAGGTTACTTGCGAACCTCAAGTGTCGTGCTTAACTTGATGGTTTTCTTGCCGATCGCAGTCTTATTTTCTTTGCCCTACATTTTCTATATTCTGCAATCGACTCAGCCGAGTAACGTCATCCGCAAGATTTTTCATAGTCAATTACGGCAAATCTCCACGCTGTCACAACCCTATTCCCGCAAGTTACAGCGTCTCCACCAATACACGAGTGAAATGCAATCTCAACTGTTTAAGTCTTTAAACCAGCTTGATAACATGCTGGAGTATATCGCCTTTAAAGATTGGAAAGCCCAGATCATTCAAGACATGGGTGCTTTGGTTCAGGAGTATGTTAGGGTCAAGCGATCCATCCACCCTAGTTTTTTCAAAATTAGTGATAGTATTCGTGACGATATTTCCTTCCGGACAATGCTGGGACAGTTGCACGAAGTAGAACGCACGAATACATTCTATGAGCAAAAGTGCTTTCGGCTCTTGGGCAATACCTATATCAAGTTAATTGCCGACCAAGAATTTGATTTGGCATCCTTGTGTGGTCTAGAGCTAACTAAAGTTGGGGCAACTGCTATTGAATGTGATGATGATTTGTTGATATGGATCGTCATTATCCGCTTTAATACTCTCCTGCGATTTGCCCTCAAACATGGGGTTAAAAATAATGAGGCTAGGAACCTATATAACGTCATCTTTCACTATCGCAACTTTATTGCCAATCTAGTAAAAGCCAACAAGGTAGAGGCAGCAAGACAGAGTTTCTACTACTTACGCATTTATGGCACAGAAATCTATCGTCACGGACGCATTAGCCCTTCGATGTACTTCATCGTAGATGTGTTCGCCGCAGAAATGAAAGAGATTTTAATCTTGGTGCATCAGCACGAATGGAGATTGGACATTCAATATACGCTGCTGAATGAGATGCTGCAGATTGACAATCCACCAGATTTTACTGAAGGTGATCTCGATCGCGGTCAAATTTTTAATAATGGTGTGCGAATTTTGCAAATTGGTCTGGGACTTTATTATTTGCGTGTCAACCGCATTGACTTTGTGCAACGCATTGTCGCTGATATTCTTGATGATCTCAGTGTTTTGGGGGAATCGGCCTTTCGTCGGAGCATTGACTTAGCATGTCAGCGATTACGTCAAGCTGAGAAAAATTTCTGGGAGGATACGGATCGTGGCAATCTCAATCTTTACTACACCCCTGACCAGGATCAAATTGATAACTTCCGCGAGATTCTCTACGAGCAAATGCAGCTACATCTCTTGTCTCGCCAGTCGATCGTCAGCACCCAGTTATTCTAAAGCCTCATCCCCCAAGGTCTTTGCTTTACAGACGAGCAGGTCGCCGAGTGTGTGCCAGAGCTTCTACTAAGCTGCGGACGGCTGCAACCATGGCAACATCGCTGTTAAGCTGGCTGACGGCACTGCCCACACCCACACCAGAGGCACCTGCCGCGATCGCCATAGGCACGGTCACGCTAGATAGACCCGATGCACAGAGCACTGGCACGGCTACGGCATGGCTAATGGCATAAGCAGCAGCTAGGGTGGGGGTTGCCTTCTCAATCAGACCCATGATCCCTGCGTGGGTGGGGCGACTGCTGGTACCGCCTTCAGTCTGAATAATGTTGGCTCCTGCGGCCACTAGAGCTTCAGCTAGCTGCACCTGTTGGTCAAGTTCCAGG
This window encodes:
- the gltB gene encoding glutamate synthase large subunit, giving the protein MNWNKPITQGLDAGYPGQRWLVEERDACGVGFLADQQGRASHDLVAKALVALGCLEHRGGCSADRDSGDGAGIMTAIPWELFNEWGQAQNLPTLEADRAAIAMIFLPQQADQAAAARQRIEQVVVDEGLRVVTWRVVPIAPQVLGVQARENLPQIEQLIVQSPTFRGDDLERHLYLVRKRIERESLGDELYICSFSGRTIVYKGMVRSEVLGQFYLDLQQPSYRSAFAVYHRRFSTNTMPKWPLAQPMRMLGHNGEINTLLGNINWMRARESDLSHPCWEGRMDDLKPTVNPDNSDSANLDNVMELLVRSDRSPLEAVMIMVPEAYRNQPDLVDHPEVIDFYDYYSGIQEAWDGPALLAFSDGKIVGATLDRNGLRPARYAILQGGLVVVASEAGVIDLPETEILEKGRLGPGQMIAVDLVSHEILKNWDIKQRVASRCPYGQWLREQRYCLEPQAFTEAPLMDAEALLRYQTAFGYTAEDVEMIIQEMAAQGKEPTFCMGDDTPLAVLSDKPHLLYDYFKQRFAQVTNPPIDPLRESLVMSLSVFLGNRGNLLTAMPTDARLLKLESPVLNEAELCRIQTSNFKTTALSTLFDIATGPDGLQQAVHNLCQQALAAVQAGAEILILSDRVSQTKTLSPNAALSPLSPDLSYIPPLLAVGAVHHFLIKHGSRMRASLVVDTAQCWSTHHFACLIGYGASAVCPYLALETVCQWWSDPRTQKLMENGKTPSISLTKAQENYRKAIEAGLLKILSKMGISLLTSYHGAQIFEAIGIGSDLLELGFRGTASRIGGLTVKDLAQEVISFHSRAFPELTVKKLQNYGFVQFLPSGEYHMNNPSMAKALHKAVASKSYDHYEVYKQQLENRPVTALRDLLDFQSDREPIALEDVEPATEIVQRFCTGGMSLGALSREAHETLAIAMNRIGGKSNSGEGGEDPLRYRVLTDVDDSGLSPLFPHLKGLANGDTASSAIKQVASGRFGVTPEYLTNCKQLEIKVAQGAKPGEGGQLPGKKVSPYIAMLRRSKPGVTLISPPPHHDIYSIEDLAQLIFDLHQINPQAKVSVKLVAEIGIGTVAAGVAKANADIIQISGHDGGTGASPLSSIKHAGSPWELGLTEVHRVLMENRLRDRVILRADGGLKTGWDVLMAALMGAEEYGFGSIAMIAEGCIMARVCHTNNCPVGVASQREDLRKRFPGTPEHVVNFFLFIAEEVRSLLARLGYRSLNEVIGRADLLTMRQGVSLKKVDALNLACLLNLPDTRHDRSWLIHEDVHSNGAVLDDQLLADSDIQTAIQQQGIVTKDLAIVNTDRTVGARLSGAIARQYGDAGFEGQITLNFTGSAGQSFGAFNLPGMTLRLVGEANDYVGKGMHGGEIIICPPPDANYDPATNVIIGNTCLYGATGGALYANGQAGERFAVRNSRAIAVIEGAGDHCCEYMTGGVVVVLGRVGRNVGAGMTGGLAYILDEDNTVATKLNPEIVKLQRVQTDAGEQQLRTLIQAHYDRTRSRKAQTILANWATFLPQFWQVVPPSEADSPEVNANAVTEKVLSSVQ